The following proteins are encoded in a genomic region of Vigna radiata var. radiata cultivar VC1973A unplaced genomic scaffold, Vradiata_ver6 scaffold_7, whole genome shotgun sequence:
- the LOC106753953 gene encoding glutamate dehydrogenase 1 — MNALAATNRNFKLASRLLGLDSKLEKSLLIPFREIKVECTIPKDDGTLQSYVGFRVQHDNARGPMKGGIRYHPEVDPDEVNALAQLMTWKTAVANIPYGGAKGGIGCNPADLSISELERLTRVFTQKIHDLIGTHTDVPAPDMGTGPQTMAWILDEYSKFHGYSPAVVTGKPIDLGGSLGREAATGRGVLFATEALLNEHGKGVSGQRFVIQGFGNVGSWAAQLISEKGGKVVAVSDISGAIKNSKGLDIPSLLEHSKKHKGVKGFHGGDPISPDSILVEDCDVLVPAALGGVINRENANEIKAKFIVEAANHPTDPEADEILKKKGVVILPDIYANSGGVTVSYFEWVQNIQGFMWNEEKVNNELGNYMTKGFKDVKEMCKTHDCDLRMGAFTLAVNRVARATILRGWEA; from the exons ATGAATGCACTAGCAGCCACCAACAGGAACTTTAAGCTGGCCTCTAGGCTTCTGGGATTGGATTCAAAGCTTGAGAAAAGTTTACTGATTCCATTCAGGGAAATCAAG GTTGAATGTACCATACCTAAAGATGATGGCACATTGCAATCTTATGTCGGGTTCAGGGTTCAACATGATAATGCCAGAGGCCCCATGAAAGGAGGAATCAGATACCATCCTGAG GTTGACCCTGATGAAGTGAATGCTTTAGCACAACTAATGACATGGAAAACAGCGGTGGCAAATATACCATATGGTGGTGCCAAAGGAGGGATAGGGTGTAATCCAGCAGATTTAAGTATATCTGAGTTAGAAAGACTAACAAGAGTTTTTACCCAGAAAATTCACGATCTGATTGGGACTCATACAGATGTGCCAGCACCTGACATGGGAACAGGACCACAG ACTATGGCATGGATACTAGATGAGTACTCCAAATTTCATGGTTATTCTCCTGCAGTAGTGACTGGAAAACCTATA GATCTTGGAGGTTCTCTAGGTAGAGAAGCGGCTACAGGACGAGGTGTCCTCTTTGCAACAGAGGCTTTGCTTAATGAGCACGGAAAGGGTGTATCAGGACAACGGTTTGTCATACAG GGTTTTGGAAATGTAGGGTCATGGGCTGCACAATTAATCAGTGAGAAAGGTGGGAAAGTTGTTGCTGTTAGTGACATATCTGGAGCCATAAAGAACAGCAAAGGTCTTGACATCCCAAGCCTACTAGAGCATTCCAAAAAACACAAGGGTGTAAAAGGATTCCATGGTGGTGATCCAATTTCCCCGGACTCAATATTGGTTGAAGATTGTGATGTTCTAGTTCCAGCAGCTCTTGGAGGTGTCATCAATAG GGAAAATGCAAATGAGATCAAGGCCAAATTCATTGTGGAAGCAGCTAATCACCCTACTGACCCAGAGGCTGATGAG ATTCTTAAGAAAAAAGGTGTTGTCATCCTCCCAGACATATATGCAAATTCAGGAGGTGTTACAGTTAGCTACTTTGAGTGGGTTCAG AACATCCAAGGATTCATGTGGAATGAGGAAAAAGTGAACAATGAGCTAGGGAACTACATGACCAAAGGTTTCAAAGACGTGAAGGAAATGTGCAAAACCCATGATTGTGATCTTCGTATGGGAGCCTTCACCCTGGCAGTTAATCGTGTGGCACGTGCCACTATCCTTAGGGGTTGGGAAGCTTGA